CCTCCGCCGGAGCGTCGGTGTGGTGTCGGATGACATGCTCGGTTTTGTTTGTCGCCTTCATTACGGATACTCCCTGTCCTTGCATGGACTGCTTCCGTGAGTGCATCCAAGTGTACGCCGAGGCGCGCCCGTTGTGGGCTCCGCTCTGCGCGGAATACTGTCCACATACGCCCATGAACGGCTCTCGCAAGGCGGGGGCGTGGCATAGGCTGAAGCAAGCAGTTCCCCGTGAAACGACTAACTGCCAAGGAGATGTGAAGATGCCCAAGCGCCCCAACCCGGCGGTGAAGATCGCCCAGGAAACAGCCCACAACGCAGTGTTTGACGCCGAAGGCAACGCCAAGCCCGGAGTGCACAATGTGCTTCTGAGGGCTGTCGAAGTCCAGCGACCCCTGGTCCTGGCCAACCTTCGCAGGCTTCAACGCAGGCACCCCCATGATTCACCGGCGCAGCTGGCCGCCAAACTGGAGCGCCACTACCTGCTGGCCATCTCCGGCGGGGGTGCAGCGGTGGGCGCCACCGCCGTCGTGCCTGGTATCGGAACCGCGGCATCGCTGGGACTTTCCGCGCTCGCAACCGTGGGCTTCCTGGAGACCACCGCGCTGTATGCGTCGTCATTGGCGGAGTTGCACGGCATCCGGCTGACTGACCCTGTCCGCGCGCAGACCATGGTCATGGCCATCATGCTAGGCGAGGAAGGCACGTCCATGCTGGGTGCCCTGAGCGGGCAGTCGCTGGGGCGCAGCAAGGGCGTGACCAATGCGTGGGGTCGGACGCTTACCAAGAAAATTCCCGGAAGTGGCTTCGGTGTCATCCGCGATTCCATCCAACGCGCGTTCCTGAAGAACCTCCTCAAGCGGCAAGGGACCGCGTTCCTGGGCCGCGCTCTGCCGTTCGGCGTCGGCGCGGTGGTAGGTGGTGCAGGCAACCTGATGATGGGCCGTGCAGTGGTGTCCACTGCCAAGGAAGCGTTCGGCCCGCTGCCGGACACTGTTCCTGGCGAACTGCTTCCGAACGCTCCAAAGAATGTTTTGAACAACCCAACGCTGGAAGGCGGTAACAGTGGACCTGAACGCTGACCTCGGGGAGTCTTTCGGCTCTTGGACCATGGGAGACGACGCCTCGATGTTCCGCATCGTGAGCAGCGCCAACGTGGCCTGCGGCTTCCACGCCGGTGATCCCCTCACCATGCTGGACAGCTGCCGTGCGGCGTTCGAACTGGATGTCCGTGTCGGTGCCCATGTGGGCTACCGGGACCTCGCAGGCTTCGGCCGGCGCTCACTGGACATGACCTTTGACGAGTTGTTCGGCGACGTTCTCTACCAACTTGGCGCCCTGGACGGCATGGCCCACGCGGTGGGAGCATCGGTGGATTACGTGAAGCCCCACGGTGCGCTCTACAACAGGATCGTCCGGGACGCTGAGCAGGCAGAAGCCGTAGTGGCTGCCGTGCACGCTTACGATCCCGGGCTGCCCGTGCTTGGCCTGCCGGGATCGGCGTGGCTGACGCTCGCCGAGGAATCCGGGCACCCGGTGTTCCGCGAAGCGTTCGTGGACCGGGCCTACCTACCGGACGGAACACTGGTGCCCCGCACCCAGGAAGGCGCCGTCCTGCAGGACCCGGCAGCCGTCGTGGCCCAGGCCGTGCGGCTGGCAACGCGCAAGGAAGTGCTGGCCATCGATGGAACCGTGGTGCCAGTACAGGCTGACTCGTTGTGCATCCACGGCGATACGCCCGGTGCGGTGAACATGGCTGCTGCGGTGAGGGAAGGCCTTGAACAGGCCGGCGTCCAGATCGAAGCGTTCGCTTAACTCTGTGTTCGGGGAGGCCTGATGGGTGCGGTAGTGGTGGAGCCGGGATCGAGCTCCATGGTTCTCGGTCCTGAGCAAGTACTGGACCGCGCGTCCATGCATCTGGCCAATGGCCTGCTGGGTAACCCGGACTCTGCAGCCGGACTTGAGGTGCTGTTGGGCGGGCTGAAGCTGAGATTCGTGTCGGGCTCGGCCGTTGCGGTCACCGGCGCCGAAGGCATGGTGACGCTCGACGGCACCGAACTTCCTCTGAACAAAGCCGTTCGCGTCCCACCGGGAGCAGTGCTCGAGCTTGGCCCTGCCATGTTTGGTATTCGCTATTACCTGGCGGTCCAAGGCGGAATATCTGCGCAAGGAGAGGCCGCGCAAGGAGAGGCAATACGCGCCGGAGCGGCCCTGACCTTCGGGCGGCCCAATAATCATGGTTCCCCGGAGGTGAACCACCCTGCTCGGCGCGCTTTGGACCCCGAACGTCCAGTGGTTGCGAGGGTTTCGCGCGGGCCTCAGGCGCAGAATGACGACGCCGGCACGTGGCTTCGGTTGACCAGCGAACCGTGGATTCTCTCGCCCGAGTCGGACCGCGCAGGCGCGCGGCTGGTGGGCCGGCCGCTTGACGTGACCTCCGCTCCAATACCCCAAGCTCAACCGCTGGTATCAGGCTCTGTCCTGTTGCCGTCGTCGGGCCTGCCGGTCATCGCCTTGGCTGGCCACCCGGACACTTCGCAGTCGCCGGTGATCGCCGTGGTGCGCGATGAAGACCTTGACGTGCTCGGTCAAGCGAGGCCGGGGCAGATGGTGCATCTGCTGGGCTGAGCCGACAAGGAACGCTGTGATGCGGCGCCAATCATTAACTGAGTCAATACAGTGCGAATCGCAGGGGCCGATTTTCTCAAGAATGGCACTTCATGAGAAAACTCAGCCCCTGCGTTTCTCAGCTAGCCGCTGCAGTTGCCAGGAATGCACATCGGCCATCCAATACAGGGGTGCCGCCGGGCCTACGCGTGGGTCCTGCGGATCACGGCCATCCTGCAGGGCCTGCACATACGCCCGATCCAAGCTGATGCGTTCCAGCAATTGCTCACTTCCGCCCACCGAACCGTGTCCGGGGACCACGGCAAAAACATCGCCGGCCGCGGCTTCGAACTGCTGCAACGCTTCGAGGTAGTCAGAGAGCGGATCAGCCGCCTCCAGGTCGAGGAACGGTATTAGGGTGTCCGAAAGCATGTCACCGGCCACGAGGACGCCGCTTTCTTCGACCAAGAGTCCTGCGTGGCCTGGGGCGTGGGCTTGATGCTCCAGAACGCGAACTGTGGGTCCATCCCAGGGAATCTCATCCACCCCGGCGGGTAAGCCGGTGATGAGTCCCAGCAGATCCATCGGAATCTGCTCGGCATACTCCGGCGGCAGTCCCTCAGCCACTTGGTCCGTCCAGTCCGGCCGGGACAGGACACCCCGGATGGATGCCGCGCAGCGCGCTGTGCCATACCGCGGCGGATCACCGAAGTCCGGGTGCCACAGCACGTGATCCCAATCAGGGTGGGTGGAGAATCCTGCCACCACCGGTTGGCCCAACCGCTGAAGGTCCTCAGCGATGCCCGCCATCTCGTTGACCGTGATGCCGGGGTCGATCAGCAACACTCCGTCCCGGCCCTGTACCACCGTGCAGTTGCTCTGGATGAACTCGCTCTCGTGAACCAGAACGCCTTCAGCGACTTGCTTCAGCATGGCTGTGACTCCCGTTAGAGTTTCTGCGCCAGCATGACCAGGATCCCGCTGGGACCGCGAAGATACGTCAACTTGTAAACGTCCTGATAGTTCGCCACACCGCGGAGCGGGTGGCATCCGTGCTTGGCGGCGATCTCAAGGGCGTGGTCGATGTCGTCAACCGAGAACGCGACGCGGTGCATTCCGATCTCGTTGGGAAGGGTTGGGTTCGTCTCGATCGCGTCAGGGTGGATGTACTCGAAGAGCTCAAGCTGGCCATTGCCATCCGGGGTTTGGAGCACCGCGATTTTTGCGTGGTTGCCATCCAGCCCCACAGCGGTGTCGGCCCACTCACCACTGACGGTGTCCCGGCCCACGACCGTGAGGCCCAGATCCGTAAAGAAGGCGACGGTTTCTTCGAGATCCCGGACTGCGATACCGACGTTCTCAAGTTTGATAGGCATGCGTTTGAAGGTACCAAGGGGGACTGAATAGCTCTAGCGTCTAGCCAAACAGCAGATGCGCCACGGTGAAGATCGCCAACCCGGCCAGCGCGCCCACCACGGTTCCGTTGATGCGGATGTACTGGAGATCCTTGCCCACCTGAAGCTCGATCTTCTGGGACGTTTCCTCGGCATCCCAGCGGGCTACGGTATCGGAGATGACGCCGGCGATGTCCGAACGGTACGTGTTCACCAGGTACCCGGCGGCATCGCCAATCCAGGTGTTGATCTTGCCGGCCAATTCGTCGTCGTTGACCAGGCGCGTACCGAAGTCACGGACGGCGCTCTTGAAACGCTGGCTCAGTTCGCTGTCGGGATCGTCGACGGCGTTGAGCAGCGCATTCTTCACCGTTCCCCACGTGCGGGACGCCAGTTCGCGGACCTCGGGGTCGCCGAGGATTTGGGCCTTGATGGATTCGGCGCGCTCGATCATGGCGGGATCGTGTTGCAGGTCCTGGGCAAGATCAGTGAGGTAGGCGTCGATTGACTGCCTCACCTGGTGGTTCTGGTCCGCCTGTACTGCTCGAACAAATTTGGAGAGTTCCACGTACACGCGGTCACCCACCAGGCCATCCACGAACGTCGGCACCCACAGAGGGGAGCGATCCGAGACGAGCCTGTTCACAGTTGCGTGGTTGGCATCTACCCAGTCGGCCGCACGGTCAACCAGCAGGTCAACCAGGGTGTGGTGGTGGCCGTCGGCGAAGATCCGTTCTGCCATCCGGCCTACAGGCGGTCCCCACGGCGGGGTGAGCAGGTGCTTGCGGACCATGCCTTCGATGACAGCCTGCACGTCGTCGTCGTTCAGTACCGTGAAGGCGCCTCGAATCACCGCGCCGCCTTCCTTGGCCACGCGCTCTGCACCGCCTGGGGCCGACAACCACCGGCCTGCCTTGCGGGCAATGTCGATGCTCGCCAACTTGTCCTGCACAACCTCCTGGGACAGGAAGTTGCTCTCCACGAAGTCGCTGAGCGATTCACCGATCTGGTCCTTGCGACGCGGAATGATGGCTGTGTGGGGGATTTTCAGACCCATGGGGTACTTGAACAGTGCGGTGACAGCGAACCAGTCGGCCAGTGCGCCCACCATGCCGCCTTCGGCCGCCGCCCGGACGTATTCCAGCCACGGGTACTGCTTCTGGAACGCGAACGCCACCGTGAAGATCACCGCCATCGCGATCAGCAGCGCCAGGGCCAACCGTTTCATGCGGAGCAACGCTGCCGCTTTTTCCATGTCGCCAGCGGACAGTTCGACGACGGCGGAACGGCCGCGTGCGGGTGCGGAACCTGCCGTGGAATTGGGGTTGGTGACGTCTTCGGTTGGGATTTGTTCAGAGTTCACCTGCATTAGCCCAGCGTAGCCCCCGAGCGTCCAGCAGGGTGGGCTAACGTGTCTGCATGACTAGCGACGACTTCGCCCCGAGCCGGCCCAAGGTCTACGCCCACCGCGGCGCCAGTGCCGCCTTTGCCGAGCACACCCGTGCCGCCTATCTGAAGGCCATTGCCGATGGTGCCGACGGTGTGGAATGCGATGTGCACCTGACCCGGGACCAGCACCTTGTCCTGCTGCACGACGCCGATCTGGACCGCACCTCCACCGGCACGGGTCCGGTTGGTGAGCACACCCTTGAGGAGCTCCGTGCTTTGGACTTTTCTTCATGGAAGGGCGCCCGCATTCCCGAAGCCTACGGGGGAGTGTCTGATCAGTTCCTGACGTTGCCCGACTTGCTGGACATCCTGCGGGGAGCTGGACGCGAGATTGGCCTGGCCATTGAACTCAAGCACCCGAGTCCCTATGGCCTCAAGCTCGAGGAGCGCGTGCTGGCCCTGCTTCATGAGGAAGGGTGGACGCCGGAGGAGTCCCGGCTGGATAACATCCTGGTTTCCTTCATGAGCTTCGACTCGGACTCGGTGCAACGCCTTTTGGAGACCGTTCCCGGAAAGCACATCTGCCAGTTGGTGGACAACTTCACCGCGAAGGAGATCCGCCAGGAGTTCGGTCTGGGCTTCTTCACCGGCGGGGCGGTGGCCAACGTCTTGAGGGCAACTCAACTGGATGCCGAACGCGTCCTGGATGAAGGTCAGGTAGGAATTGCCGGCCCTGGCATTGAATACGTCAGGGAGCATGCACGCAACGTTCAGCGCTGGTTGGAGGCTGGCCGGATCTTCCGGGTGTGGACCGTTGATTCGGAGAAGGACGTGGCCCTGTGCCAAGGCCTGGGCATCCATGAAATCACCACCAACAAGCCGGCGCAGGTGCTGGCGCAGCTGATGGTGTCCAACTAGGTCAACGTGGGCTCGGCTTTGGGGGTCACCTTGCTTGTGATTGAGTGGTCTCATGTCTTTTCGCTGGTCAGCACAAGCAACCCAAACCACCTCCGCAGTCGCTTTGAGCGCCCTGCTTCTGGCCAGCGCCGCGAAGCACTTCCGTACGCCCAAGTTCTATTTCCCGGTGGTTCCGGATTACTTGTGCCGCAAGGATGAGCCTGGCAGCCGTCCGAACGGCCCGCTGGCAGTCATGTCCCGCGAGGAATGGGTTGCGTCGTCGGGACTGCTTGAGGTGACTGCCGCCGTCGGACTTCTGATCCCTGCTACCCGTAAGGTTGCTGCGGACGCTACTACGGCGATGTTCGCTGCATTCCTTGCGGGGCATATAGATGCCTTGCGACGTGCCTATGGTCCCAAGGGCTCAGCCGCGGAACGACGTATCCACACCGTCCGCCTGCCCCTTCAGATTCCGCTCATCCTCTGGTCCTGGAGCCTGCGGAAATGAGCGGCAGCCCTGCCGCTACGAGACTCAGGGAATCTCCGGCATTCAAAGTGGCGCTGTCCCTGAGCATTGCCACAGGCCTGTACGGCGTGTCCTTCGGTGCCTTGTCCGTGGCGTCCGGTTTCGATTTCTGGCAAACCATGGTGTTGAGCCTCCTCCTGTTCAGCGGAGGTTCGCAGTTCGCCTTCATCGGCGTAGTGGCCGGAGGCGGCTCCGGGGTGGCGGCGATGACAGCCAGTGCGCTGCTGGGTCTCCGCAACGGCATATATGGCATGCAGATCAATGCCATGCTTCGCCCCGGAGGGTGGAAGCGTTACCTTTCCGCGCATGTAACCATCGATGAATCAACGGCGACGGCGTCCGGCCAGTCGGATCCCGACGAGCAACGTCGCGGCTTCTGGACAGCAGGAATAGGCATATTCATCCTGTGGAATATTTTCACCGCCATTGGTGCTCTGGCCGGCGATGCCATGGGTGATCCCAAGCAGTGGGGTTTGGATGGCGCTGCCGTTGCGGCGTTCCTGGCTCTGCTGTGGCCGCGACTGAAGGGCCGCGAACCTTGGGCCATCGCCGCCGCCTGTGCACTGGCCACCATCCTGGCCGTGCCGTTTGTTCCCTCCGGAGTTCCCATCCTGGTGGCCGCCGTAGTGGCAGGCGTCATTGGCTGGTTCAGCCACGCACGCATGGATGAAGGACTGGAACCGGACGTTGATCCCTACGCGGAGAAGCACCAGCGCGGACACGGAGGCAACAAATGAACCTCTGGCTGTGGATCCTCATTGCGTGTGCGCTGGCGTATCTGACCAAGCTGGTGGGCTATTTCGTGCCGGCCAAGCTGCTGGAAAGCCCGAGGATCATGCACGTCGCCGGCACCATGACCATTGGCCTGTTGGCGTCCTTGACCGTGGTGAACGCCGTCGCGTCAGGGCAAGGCTTGGTCCTCGATGCCCGGATCGGCGCCCTGGTTGCTGCCGCCGTCGCACTGTGGCTGCGCGCGCCGTTCCTCGTGGTGGTGATTTCAGGCGCAGCGGCTGCAGCATTGCTTCGGCTGCTGGGTTGGGGCTAAGAACTACACGGCCTCAGTAAACGTCATCCCCGGGATGCCCGACTGCTCCGGAAGCGGCCGGGAGGGGCGCTCCGTCCGGATGGCATCCTCGATCAGCGCCACAGGACGCTTCCATGCTTCAGATCCCGGCTCCATGGTGTCCACGGAACCGATGAGCATGGCCACCAAGCGGACCATGTCCTCGATGGTGATGTCGCGTCGCAGGGAGCCTTGCCCCTGGCCGCGCTCCAGGAGAGTGGCCATGGAGCCGATGAGGCCACCGGTGATGCCCACCAGGAGTCCGCGTCGTCCCGCGACGGCGTCCAGAAGGTTCGCGTCGTCGCTGGCAACCTTCATCACGGCGTCGATGACGTTAGTCAATCCTTCGGCGGCGTCCATGCCGTCGAGGGCAGCCTCAGCCACCGGGTCCACGTGCAACCGGAGCTGACGTGACAGTGCTGCGAGCACCAGTTGCTCTTTGTCCGAGAAGTTGCGGAACAGCGTCGCGGGGCCAACTCCAGCGGTGGCGGCGATGGTCTGAAGGGGTACCTCGGGGCCATGTTCCCGGAAGCACTGCCGTGCGGCGGTGATGATCTTGTCCACATTGCGTGCGGCGTCTGCCCTGAGGGGCTTGCGTTCAGAGGGCTGTTCCATGCTTGTCAGGGTAGCAATGGAGGCGTGCCGGCCCGTTGTTACGCGGGAGTACGTTGTTATATGACAAACCAGTACATGAAACACTGGATTTCATGTTGCTTGCATTTTCAGTCGCCCCTTCGGGCCAGCCCGCTTCCGCCGCCAACGGGGGGCCAACCCCTGACGCCTCCGTGCACGACGCCGTCGCTGCTGCGGTCAAGATTGTCCGCGAGTCCGGTCTGCCCAACCAGACGGACTCCATGTTCACCACCATCGAGGGCGAATGGGACGAGGTGTTCGACGTCGTCAAGCGCGCCACCGAGGCAGTTTGCCGCTACGGCAGCCGCGTCTCCCTGGTCATCAAGGCTGACATCCGTCCCGGGTACAGCGGTGAGCTGACCGGCAAGGTGGAGCGGCTCGAAGACGCCATTTCCGCTACGGAGTAGTTCCTTCCCCCGGGCTGCGGTGAGTGCAAGACTGGGGCCCATGATTGAACACGTGACCGAGCCCGGTTGGGTTGACGTCGAGCATTACCTGACTGACGTCGTCGTGCGTCCTGATCCTGCCCATAAGCGCGCCCTGACATCCGCCGTCGAGGCCGACATGCCGGCCATCGAAGTGGCCCCCAACGCCGGCAAGCTGCTGCGGATGCTCGTGCAGATGTCCGGTGCGAGGCGGGTGCTGGAGGTGGGAACCTTGGCCGGGTTCAGCAGCATCTGGATGGCGCAGGGACTGCCCGACGACGGCAGGATAGTTACGTGCGAATTCCTCCAGAAGCACGCGGACGTGGCGCGCGCCAACGTGGATGCCGCCGGCGTCGGACACAAGGTGGACATCAGGGTAGGTGCTGCCTTGGACACGCTTCCAACGTTGGTGGGCCAGGAATCGTTCGACTTCGTGTTCATTGACGCCGACAAGGAAAACGACTCCAACTACCTCGACTGGGCCATCAGGCTGGGCCACCCGGGCACCGTGATCGTGGTGGATAACGTTATCTGGGACGGCGCCATTTTGGAGCCCGAGCGGGATGAGGTGAATGCGCCCGGAATCGTGGCCATGCTGGAAAAGATGGGCCAGGACCCGCGCCTCGATGCCACCGCCATCCAGACGGTAGGAAGCAAGGGCTGGGACGGCTTCGCGATTGCCAGGGTGCGGTAGCGGATGGATTTCACGATTCGCCCGGCAACGGTGGACGACGCCGAGGCCATGGCCCTGATGCAAGTCCAGTCGTGGAAGGAGAGCTACGGGCACCTCCTGCCTCCGGAGTTCTTCGAGAAACAGGAAGCTGCGCTGCCCGACCGCATAGAACGGTACCGGGCGTTCATCGCTGCGGGGCACACCCGGATGTTGGCACACGATCCCGACGGTCACTTGGTGGGCCTCGGCGCGGCAGGCCCCGGACAGGACGAAGACGGTCCGTGCGAACGGGAGCTTTACATGCTCTACACCTTGGAGCATGTCCATGGCCGGGGTGTAGGTCAGGCGTTGGTAGATGCGCTGATCGGCGACGGGCCGGCATACTTGTGGGTGCTCGATGACAATCCCCGGGCCGAGGCTTTCTATCGTCGAAACGGTTTTGTACCGGACGGCAAACGGCAGCTCTGCGACCCTTCCTGGTACTCGCTGCCCGAACATCGGATGGTGCGTCCCTCCGTCGGGCTTTAGCGGTTTTCAGTGCGCGCAAGCTGTTCCCACAGATGATTCATATCGATATGGTGATCACGGGCGGTCTCGGTGCAGAACGCCCGGGAAGCAGGCGCCGAAATCGGAGCCTGGTTACGCCATTAGATTCTCGGGAGGAAGCATGACTAATCCAGAGCAGGATCCAAGCCAGCAGGAAGGCCCGGCAGACGGCGGTGCTGACGGGGGCGCCGACGGTGGCGCAGACTCCGGCGCTGAAGGCCCCGCTGACGGTGGCGCAGCCGGCACCCCAGGTGTCCACGACGGCGGTGCAGACGGCGGTGCCGATGGTGGCGCTGATGGCGGTGCCGATGGTGGCGCTGATGGCGGTGCCGATGGTGGCGCTGATGGTGGTGCCGACGGTGGCGCTGATGGTGGTGCCGACGGCGGCGCTGATGGTGGTGCCGACGGCGGCGCTGAGCAAAAAGGCAGCTAAGTTTGAGCTCTACCAGCACTGATTTCCAAGACCTCGGCGCTGTGAAGGACGCCGGGGTCTTGGAAACACGCCTGATTGACATCGGCTATGAGAAGTTCGCCAGCGACGTCTGGGGGCGTACTGCGCTGCTCACCCGTGGAGTGGGCGACTTCTCCGATTTGTTCTCAGCCGACGCCGTCGACGAGTTGATTTCGCGTCGCGGACTGCGGACGCCTTTCCTGCGCGTCGCCAAGGGCGGCTCGACTCTTCCCGAGTCCTCGTTCACGTCGCCGGCAGGCGTTGGCGCCACCATCTCCGACCAGCTGGACGACACCCAGCTCTGGCGCAAGTTCGCCGACGGAGCCACCCTGGTTCTCCAAGCGCTGCATCGCACATGGGAGCCAGTGTCCAGCTTCAGCACGCAGCTGAGCACTGAGCTCGGACATCCCGTGCAGGCCAATGCTTACATCACCCCGCCCCAGAACCGTGGTTTCGACGACCATTACGACGTCCACGACGTCTTCGTCCTGCAGATCGAAGGAACGAAGCGCTGGATCATCCATGAGCCGGTCCATGTGGACCCGCTGCGTAGCCAGCCGTGGACCGATCGCCGCTCCGCCGTCGCCGAGGCAGCTCAAGGCAAGGCTTACATCGATACCGTCCTCGAGCCCGGCGATGTCCTCTACCTGCCGCGTGGCTGGCTGCATGCCGCCGAGGCGCAGGGGAAGGTTTCGATCCACCTCACCTTGGGAGTCCACAGCTGGACCCGCCATGCGCTGGCCGAACACCTCGCACAGGCCGCGCTTGCAGCGCTGTGCGACGATCCCGAGGTGCGCCGGTCCTTGCCGTTGGGCGTGGATGGACCTGATGAGGAGATCGCCGCTGTCCGTGAACGCCTCGCCGCAGCCGTCTTGGAGGCGGACACCACGTCCCTTTTTCATCGCACCCGGAGGGGACAGGGACGCCCGGCCCCGCTTGGTCCGGTGGCCCAACTCGCGGCTCTCGATGGCCTGGGCCCGGAGTCGCTGGTGCGGCTTCGGGAGGCATTGGAAGCGCGGCTTGAAGGATCACGCTTGACTACTCGCGTGGGCTGGCTCGACTTCCCCGAGGCAAATCTGCCCTCCGTAAGGCGCCTGCTGGACGGCGAGCCTCACCTCGCGTCTGATCTTGGCGTTGAACTGGTCGAAAGGTTGTTACGCGCTGGAGTTCTCGTCACCGCTGAACTGTGACCATCAACAGTGACAACCTCATCGCTTCCCACACCAGGCTTCTTTTGCGCGGATAGCGCCCGGATTCGCGGCGACTCGATGGCAGGCACGGCGTCACCCGGCTTGGTCTGGGTCCTCGTAGAGTACCGGGGCGGGTGGCCGCCCAACGGCTTCGACGGCCTTGATCTTGAGGCCGGGACCAAGGCCCTTGTACTCTCCGCAGCTCGGACGGCGGGTGCCCGGGTTCTCTTGGTGCGGCGGCCCGGTCCCCGCCGACGCCACGGTCCGAACAGTTGGGCCGTAGTGCGCCATCACAGCTCGGGCGCCTATCAGCAGCTGTGGGGAACGTGGGACCGGGATGAGGACCTGGCCGACATCGTTACCGCTTTGGCATCCCCCGGAAAGCCCGGATTTCCGCCGGTCATCCTGATCTGCGCTCATGGTCGGCATGACCCTTGCTGCGCGGTGCGGGGCCGGCCCGTGGGACGTGCACTGGGTGAGCGTTGGCCGGAGCTGGTCTGGGAGTGCTCCCACGTTGGCGGGGACAGGTTCGCAGCCAACGCCGTAGTGGTTCCCGACGGCGTGTACTACGGCGGGCTCGATGCCCAGTCCTCAGTCGCCACCATTGAAGAACACCTCGCCGGACGCATCCACGCAGGGTATCTGCGCGGATATACGGATCTGTCCCCACTGCAACAAGCCGCCGTCGCGGCCGTGCTCGAGCGTTTCGGTCCTGCCGGCCGCCATGACTATCTGGTCACGGAGACTTTGCACGAGGGCGACCACTGGCGTATCCACATCACCGGCAACCCGCCACACCCGGCGCATATCGATGTGGAACTGCAGCCCCGCCGCTCACCGCAGTGTCAGCTGACCTGCCTGGCGCCGGCCGAGGGCTCGGTCATGGTCTACGAACCCACGTCCATCCGCAGGACCTGACTCTTGCGGACTGCCGATACGAGACGCCAGGCTTAGCGCGATTCAGAGTCTTCGGGCTGGTCCATGTCGAGTGGTGAGTCGATGAGGCTTGGCGGCTTGGGCACTCGGGCCAGCAGGAGGCAGACGACGGTCAGCCATGCCACTGCGACGGTCAATACCTCCGCCCACACCAATTCGCCAAGCTCCATGATGTGATCTTATGGCGCAAACAGCAAAACTGTAAGCATCCTTACTACTTGTGTGACCGTTCGGAGTAATGCGGCGCTCCACTAGGCTTGAAGCATGACTCAGGCAGGGCGGAAGTAGTGGCAAAACGCGGCAGGATCAGTAAGTCGCAAAGGTCGACGGCGGGAGTCGTCGAGGTGCCCACAGGCACCCGCCCCGACGGTCCGGTGGCGGGGGTCTACTACATCGATACCGGCGACTGCGAGTTACTGCAGGACCAGGACAACTCCAACGGCTGGCTCCTGAAGATCAACGGAGTCATGAGCTCGCACATTGACCTTGC
This genomic interval from Paenarthrobacter aurescens TC1 contains the following:
- a CDS encoding putative allophanate hydrolase subunit 2 domain protein (identified by match to protein family HMM PF02626), whose protein sequence is MGAVVVEPGSSSMVLGPEQVLDRASMHLANGLLGNPDSAAGLEVLLGGLKLRFVSGSAVAVTGAEGMVTLDGTELPLNKAVRVPPGAVLELGPAMFGIRYYLAVQGGISAQGEAAQGEAIRAGAALTFGRPNNHGSPEVNHPARRALDPERPVVARVSRGPQAQNDDAGTWLRLTSEPWILSPESDRAGARLVGRPLDVTSAPIPQAQPLVSGSVLLPSSGLPVIALAGHPDTSQSPVIAVVRDEDLDVLGQARPGQMVHLLG
- a CDS encoding putative lactoylglutathione lyase (identified by match to protein family HMM PF00903), which encodes MPIKLENVGIAVRDLEETVAFFTDLGLTVVGRDTVSGEWADTAVGLDGNHAKIAVLQTPDGNGQLELFEYIHPDAIETNPTLPNEIGMHRVAFSVDDIDHALEIAAKHGCHPLRGVANYQDVYKLTYLRGPSGILVMLAQKL
- a CDS encoding putative LamB/YcsF family protein (identified by match to protein family HMM PF03746), whose amino-acid sequence is MDLNADLGESFGSWTMGDDASMFRIVSSANVACGFHAGDPLTMLDSCRAAFELDVRVGAHVGYRDLAGFGRRSLDMTFDELFGDVLYQLGALDGMAHAVGASVDYVKPHGALYNRIVRDAEQAEAVVAAVHAYDPGLPVLGLPGSAWLTLAEESGHPVFREAFVDRAYLPDGTLVPRTQEGAVLQDPAAVVAQAVRLATRKEVLAIDGTVVPVQADSLCIHGDTPGAVNMAAAVREGLEQAGVQIEAFA
- a CDS encoding metallo-beta-lactamase superfamily domain protein (identified by match to protein family HMM PF00753) yields the protein MLKQVAEGVLVHESEFIQSNCTVVQGRDGVLLIDPGITVNEMAGIAEDLQRLGQPVVAGFSTHPDWDHVLWHPDFGDPPRYGTARCAASIRGVLSRPDWTDQVAEGLPPEYAEQIPMDLLGLITGLPAGVDEIPWDGPTVRVLEHQAHAPGHAGLLVEESGVLVAGDMLSDTLIPFLDLEAADPLSDYLEALQQFEAAAGDVFAVVPGHGSVGGSEQLLERISLDRAYVQALQDGRDPQDPRVGPAAPLYWMADVHSWQLQRLAEKRRG
- the glpQ gene encoding lycerophosphoryl diester phosphodiesterase (identified by match to protein family HMM PF03009) yields the protein MTSDDFAPSRPKVYAHRGASAAFAEHTRAAYLKAIADGADGVECDVHLTRDQHLVLLHDADLDRTSTGTGPVGEHTLEELRALDFSSWKGARIPEAYGGVSDQFLTLPDLLDILRGAGREIGLAIELKHPSPYGLKLEERVLALLHEEGWTPEESRLDNILVSFMSFDSDSVQRLLETVPGKHICQLVDNFTAKEIRQEFGLGFFTGGAVANVLRATQLDAERVLDEGQVGIAGPGIEYVREHARNVQRWLEAGRIFRVWTVDSEKDVALCQGLGIHEITTNKPAQVLAQLMVSN
- a CDS encoding putative azaleucine resistance protein AzlC (identified by match to protein family HMM PF03591) — protein: MSGSPAATRLRESPAFKVALSLSIATGLYGVSFGALSVASGFDFWQTMVLSLLLFSGGSQFAFIGVVAGGGSGVAAMTASALLGLRNGIYGMQINAMLRPGGWKRYLSAHVTIDESTATASGQSDPDEQRRGFWTAGIGIFILWNIFTAIGALAGDAMGDPKQWGLDGAAVAAFLALLWPRLKGREPWAIAAACALATILAVPFVPSGVPILVAAVVAGVIGWFSHARMDEGLEPDVDPYAEKHQRGHGGNK
- a CDS encoding putative membrane protein (DUF445) (identified by match to protein family HMM PF04286) — encoded protein: MQVNSEQIPTEDVTNPNSTAGSAPARGRSAVVELSAGDMEKAAALLRMKRLALALLIAMAVIFTVAFAFQKQYPWLEYVRAAAEGGMVGALADWFAVTALFKYPMGLKIPHTAIIPRRKDQIGESLSDFVESNFLSQEVVQDKLASIDIARKAGRWLSAPGGAERVAKEGGAVIRGAFTVLNDDDVQAVIEGMVRKHLLTPPWGPPVGRMAERIFADGHHHTLVDLLVDRAADWVDANHATVNRLVSDRSPLWVPTFVDGLVGDRVYVELSKFVRAVQADQNHQVRQSIDAYLTDLAQDLQHDPAMIERAESIKAQILGDPEVRELASRTWGTVKNALLNAVDDPDSELSQRFKSAVRDFGTRLVNDDELAGKINTWIGDAAGYLVNTYRSDIAGVISDTVARWDAEETSQKIELQVGKDLQYIRINGTVVGALAGLAIFTVAHLLFG